CTAAATAATAAAATTTTCCAGGAGTTGAAAGTACTTTAATATTATAAATTTTTATAACATTTTTTGCTTCTTTTTCATTATAGTATGTCTTACTAGTATTGCAATCTTTGTTACAAATTTCTATTGGTAGTGCCTCTCTTATGCTTTTTTCAACAGTTAAATATTTATATTTAATATTTCCAAGATCAGAAATTTGGATAACCTTATCGCTAATTAGACAAACTAATATTAAATTAATAACAGCAAAAGCATAAAACCAAAATGCAAAATAATATAAATCTTTTTCTAGCAATAGAAAGAAAAGCAATATTATTGCCAATAGTATAAAAATAGATACTATAACTATGTTCTCTATAGAATCATTACTTACTCTACTATAAACTAATAAAAATATCACAAATGGGCTAAAGATAGATATAAAGCCATGAAAAGCTAGTAGCCAAAACTGCTCGCTTTTAAAAATCATTAATTTCTGACTCTTTGTTTTAAATAACAAACCAATATATATGAGAAAAATATCAATAATATAAAAAGAAACAAAACTTAGTTCTAAATTTTTTTAAATCCAACTAATGTCGTTTAATATCAAAACAATTAATGCTACAGATAAAATTATCGAAAGAAGAAAAACTGGCAAGATACCTTTAATATCTCGCATATAAAATACAACAGCCAACTGTAATATTGGCATAAGATATAATATAAATAGCAAACTAAGCCCTGCTAAAGCTAGCGAAACTAGAATCGAGAATATGTCACCACTTTCAGGCAATGGAATGTAACCTATGTTTCTATTAAGAACAAAATACATTATAAATGGCATTAAGCCAAGTAATGCTATTAGACTTTTGTAGTGTTTTTTTGCAAAATCTATTTTTTTAAAAATAAATTTGATTTTCTGCTGATCCCTATATTCATATCCAAATTTTTCTAGTGTAAACTTTGCTTCTTGACTATTTTGTTTTTCTAATAAAACAATTTGTCTGTAAATTTTCTCGTCAAGATTCTCTATGGATAGTGTTGATTCTTTATAATTATCATACTTTAATTCTAAGTATTTTTCTTTCTTCTCTGAAAGTAACTTAATTAAAGTTGAAATACCACTAGTTTGCAATGAAATGTCTTTGAGTTCTTTAATAAAATTGTCGCAATCTTTAATAACTCTATTTTTATCTTCAACCAATCTCTCAAAACTTTTCATATTTCAAACCTTTTTTGTTTAAAAATTCTTTGCCAACTATGCAAGCACCTTTGCAATGTGCTTCCAACCCAAATTTTCAGCAAATTCAGCCGCCGTTTTGCCACTTTTCGTGCGGGCATTTTTATTAGCGCCATATTTTAGCAAGAGATTTACAAGGTTTAAATTTCCAGCGATCGCCTCGTGATGAAGCTGTGTGTATCCAAACTCATCGGCGTCTGTAGCTATGCTTGGGTGCTCTTTTGCGTAGTTTTCAAACTGCTCGGTCATATTTTTACTCATCGGATGCTCTATCAAATTTTCTGGATGCTCTTTTTGCTCGTAAACTACCAAAATATCGTTAAAATCGCCAAAATCAAGCCCCCAAGCCGCGTCATGCTCGGCTAGCTCATCTTTTTGCATGCGTGAGCGCATCGCCTGCACGCTAAATCCGCCATATGCGCGCCCGCCAATGGCAAAGAGCCAGTCGCTCATCTCTTCTATCTTTGCGCTTACTTGATCGCCAACTTTCACGTTTTGCACTGTGTCTGGCTCATTTACGAGCGTGCCATATATCGTTTCGCCGTCAAATTCTACGTCGTTTATCCACATGTGTTCGCCCACCTCTTCGCCGTTTATGGTGTCAAGAAAGCAAATTTTTACCATCGCATAGTCAAGTGCTGGCACGATCCTGCGGCGCTCCCAGTAAAGCTCACGCCAAAAATACCTAAAACTCTCGCGAGCTTGCTCAAATGCGTGCTGCATGTAGTCTTCGTCATTGCTTACAAAATAGATCGGCATCTGCTCGCCAAGATCGACTTGCTTGCCAAAAATTTTCTTAAAAAAGCTCATTTTTTATCCTTAGTGAAATAAATTTAAGTGTAAATTTGCAAAAAACTGCCAAATTTAAAACGAAACCGGCCAAATTTTGAATGAAAAAACAGGCGACAGTTTTGCAAATTTAATGACAAAGCGAAACACAAAATATCGTGAGATGGATTTAAATGTTGCGACGAAAAATCAAGCATGCGCTAGGCACATAGCCTGCGGAGTGAGAATTTTTCTAGCTCATTTAAAGACACTCACGAGAAGCTGTTATTTTAGGTTTTTAAAGCTTATCGGAAGTTCTAAATTTAACCCCCTCACCAGCTTTATACACTCCTGCAGATCATCTATGCTTTTGCTTGTCACTCTGATCTCTTCGCCCCTGATCTGCGCGCTCACCTTGATCTTTGAGTCTTTGATCGCTTTGGTGATCTTTTTTGAGTTTTCGCCGTCAAGCGTGTCGTTTAGCTTTAGCGTCGCCTTTAAATTTCCACCGCTCGCTGGCTCTCTTTTTGTCTCGGTGATCGCAACTGGTGGGATATTTCGCTTGATAAGTTTTGAGATCACTATATCTTTTAGTGCGTCGATCTTGTTGTCGCTTGAGCTAAGAAGCGTGATAAATTTCTCTTTTTCATTTAGCTCCACTTCAGCCGCCAGCCCCTTAAAGTCATATCTAGCAGCGATCTCTTTTTTCGCCGTCTCAAGAGCGTTTTTAACCTCCATCATATCGACCGCTGCGCTTATATCAAAACTATGCTCAGTTGCCATTTTTATCCTTTCAAAAATTCTTTTATATTTTCCGCGATCATCGCTACGAGCCGCTCTCTAGCCTCAAAACTCGCCCACGCTACGTGCGGAGTGAGTATCAAATTTTCCTTATTTTTGATACGAAGTAGCGGATGATCCGCGCGCATGGGCTCGGTCTCCAGCACGTCCGAGGCAAATCGCAAATTCCGCCCATCTATCGCGCGGGCTACGGCGCTCTCATCCACGATGCCGCCGCGTCCGAAGTTCATCAGTATGGCGCCCTCTTTCATTAAATTTAACTCCCGCTCACCGATCAAATTTCGCGTTTTTTCATTTAGTGGAGCGTGGATACTCACGATGTCGCAGCCGCTTAGAAGCTCGCCCAAATTTAGCCTTTTAAACTCGGCGTTTGCGTTTGCACCACTAGTTGAGTAATAGCTCACTCTCGCGCCAAATGCCGCCGCTATGCGCGCCACGCCCCTGCCAATCTCGCCAAGCCCGATGACGCCAAAGCTCTTGCCCGCTATCTCGCCGATACTGCGGTCTAGATTCGTAAAAATTTCGCTCTTCGCCCACTCGCCGCTTTGCGTGTAATTATCGTAAAATTTGATGCGATTAGTCAGCGCAAAAAGGCAAGCAAACGTATGCTGCACGACGCTAGCGGTGGAGTAGCCCGCGACGTTTTTTACCGCGATACCTTTTGCCGCGGCGTACGCGAGATCGACGTTGTTCATGCCAGTTGCACTTATGCAGATTAGCTTTAAATTTGAAGCATCCATCACGGCTTTGTCGATGACGACCTTGTTCGTGATGACGACATCCGCGCCCTTTAGTCGCTCTATGCGCTCGGCCGCGGCGGTCGTCTCAAAGCTAACAAACTCGCCAAACTGCCCAAAAACATCCAAATTTACGTCGCTTCCAAGCGTCGCGGCATCGAGGCAGACTAATTTCATTTTGCATCCTTATTTGATAAAATGCCCCACGAATTTGGAGTAGTTATCTAAAATTTCGCCACCTCTACGGTATCCCAGCGCGCACGCCTCGTATGCGAAAAAGACGCCCGCTTGATAGCTATTTCCGGCGACGTCTTTATTAAATTCGTAAAATTCCTGATAGATCGCGCGGTTTTGGCCGTAGTCGCCGCCGTTTTGCGAGCTAATGCTACCGTCAGCCTCGATCACGCTCACGTTTGCGCCCTCTCGCCCAAAAACCGGCTTTTTCACGCACTTTTTGCCTGCGATCGGCTTGTCGCTAGCCTGCAGTAAAAGCGGGTGATTCGGATATAGATCCCATAAAATTTTCAAGATGCCTTTGCTTTGAAAAAGCAGTGTGTATGCGGGATTTAGGATGATGGCTTTTTGATTTTGGACGATGTTTTTTAGGATGATAGCTAGCTCGCCTTCCTCTATGGCGATGTCCTCCCACGGCACGAGCTTGAACCAGTACTCGTAGTTTTCGCCGTCGAAAAATACGCCCTCCTCGTCGTTAAATACGACCTCATCGACATAGGCAAACGCCGTGTGAAAGCCCGCCTCCTCGGCGATATATTGCAGTAGCTTCACGGTCTGCTCGTCCTCGCTACTGCCGGCCACCGAGCTAAATAAAATTTTCCAGCCCTCATAGTGCTCGTTAAAACTCTCAGTCTCCTCATCTAGCGTCACTAGGCGCTTGAAGTTTTGTTTTAGCGCGTCATAAAGGTCGTTAAACTGCGCACTCTCGTCCATGCGGTTAAACTTAAGCGCCGCCCACTGGATGATCGCCGTCTCAAACACGGCAGTCGGCGTGTCGGCGTTAAATTCGATCAGTTTTATCGGTTTGCCATCCAGCCCGCCTGCCAGGTCAAATCTACCGTAGAGGTGCCAGTGCACGTCGTTTTCCCAGCTTTCGCGCACGAGATCAACTAGATTAAACGGGATGCCGACCTCGTGATAGAGGTTGTTGTCGATGATGTGCTGAGCGGCTGCGACGAACATATCGTATAGCTCGTTTACGGCGTTATAATACGCCTCAGCCTGCGCCTCGCTAACCTCTACTAGCTCATCTGCTACGTAATCGCTGCCGTCCGGATCCGTGTGCCACGTAAAGCCGATCTCGCCTAAAAATTCGTTATTTAACGGGTTGATTTTTTTTAAATTTATCATTCTCAGCCTCCAAAACTTGAGCTCGAGCTTGAGCTTGATTTTGAGCTTGAGCTACTAGACCCGCCGAAAAATCCGCTCTTTCCGCCGCTTGATTTGCCCGCCGAGCTCGTAGCTTTTGCTTTGTTAAAGCTATCGACGCTCCTTGAGTAGGCGCTTGGGTTTTTATACGCGCTTTGGCGCTGCGACTGATAGCCCGGGTTGTTAAATAGCTTGTTACCGATCCAGCTGCCGATGATCGCGCCTGCAGCCGAGGCTAGAAGCGTCTCGCCAAGGCTCATACCGCCGCTTGAAAGTTGCGCGTTTTGAGCGTTTGGACTCGTCAAATTTGACGTTCCGGCGTCGATTTTAGCGTTTTCCTCGGCGATTAGCTTATCCATCTCCTCTTTGCTCAGCACGCGCTCGGTACCGTTGATGTCCTTTAGCACTACGCGCGTTTCGCTACTTGGGTACTCTTCTAGGACTTTATATTTGCCCGGAGCGGTTTCCTCGATGATGACGAATGCTCCCGTTTTTTGCGCCGCTTCGTTTAGTGCGCTACTTTCGCCGCCGTTATCGCTGCTACCGCAACCGGCCAGCCCGGCCGCTACCACCGCGCCAAAGCCGCCCACGGCAGCGTAGCTGGCTACTTTTTTGATATGCTTAAAAACTCTCATTTTTTATCTAGCTCCTTTGAAATTTTCTTGCTTTTGACCATTATCACGCCTTTTTTAAATTTGATAAATTTTGATTTTCCGATGTTTTTTATGATTTTATTTTGCGTTTTTTTGAGGCTCTTGCCGCTTAAATTTTGCGATTTTAAAAACTCAGCCAGGCTCGTCCATTTGCCCTCGTTTTCAGGCTTGCTCTCGACGAATTCGACGTCGATTGGGGCTACGTATTCGCCGTTTTGACGCGCTAGTAGCGGACGCTCGAGCATGCTTAGAAATCCCCTTAGTTTCTCGTCTCTTTCGCGGTAAATTTGAGCTATTTCAGTTTTATTGTTTAGTAAAATTTGCTCTTTTTCGCGAAAAAGCCTCTCTTTGTCGGCTTGCAAATTTTGATTTTGTTCTTTTAGTTCGCCAATTTGCGAGAGTAGAAATTCATTGACGTCAAATTCGCCAGCTTTCGCAGCTTTTTTTGACTCCGAGCTTTTAGCGGATTTTGAAGTTTTGGGCGCTGATTTGGGTGCGGCTTGGGGCTCGTAGCCGTCCAAAACCACGTATTTTACGCCGTCTTTTTCAAAGGTTTTTAGCGTTCCGCGACGAATGCGGTTGTAGACGGCTTCCTTGGTTACGCCTAAGATTTCCGCGGCCTCGCTCACGGGCACTTTGGACATATTTTTCCTTTGATCGTTAAATTTGGCGTAGATTATGGCAAATTTTGGCTTTGATGCGAGTTAAACGGGAGTTTGAAAAAAGAAAAGGCCGCCGAAGCGACCCTTTTGGTTAGAGCTTTGACTCGTAGCGTCTAAGCATATATAGACGTTTAAGCATTTTCTTGCGAGCCGCGATTTTTTGTTTTTTGCGGATCTCGGTCATAGGCTCGAAAAAGCGTCTTGCGCGAACTTCAGTCACGACAAGATTCCTGTCGGTTTGCTTTTTGAACTTTCTGTAAGCTTCGTCAAAAGACTCGTTAGGATGTACCTTGATACCAGGCAACGTCCTCACCACCTTTCAATTAAAATAGACGGCGATTATAGCAGAAATTTAGTAAATTTGAGAATTTATAAAAAATTAATCGCATTAAAACTATAATCTATCAAAAATTATCACTACTTTGTAATCAGGATGAATTATGACGAAAGAAGAATATAAAAATTATTTCAAATTTGCTAGCAAACGCTATATCGCCTACATCCTGATAACCTGTACCGCGCTGATTTTACCTTTTATATCTATCGGCGGAAATCAATTTTTCCTATTAAGCTTTGAGCGCAGCGAGCTGCATCTGTTTTTTGCTAAATTTAACGTTCAAGAGCTATTTTTGATGCCTTTCGTGCTCATCATTTTTTTTATTTTTATATTTTTTATGACGAATTTAGGCGGCCGCGTCTGGTGCGGCTGGAGCTGCCCGCAGACGATATTTCGCGCGATCTACCGCGACCTTATACAAACTAAAATTTTAAAAATC
This is a stretch of genomic DNA from Campylobacter showae CSUNSWCD. It encodes these proteins:
- a CDS encoding glutathionylspermidine synthase family protein, coding for MINLKKINPLNNEFLGEIGFTWHTDPDGSDYVADELVEVSEAQAEAYYNAVNELYDMFVAAAQHIIDNNLYHEVGIPFNLVDLVRESWENDVHWHLYGRFDLAGGLDGKPIKLIEFNADTPTAVFETAIIQWAALKFNRMDESAQFNDLYDALKQNFKRLVTLDEETESFNEHYEGWKILFSSVAGSSEDEQTVKLLQYIAEEAGFHTAFAYVDEVVFNDEEGVFFDGENYEYWFKLVPWEDIAIEEGELAIILKNIVQNQKAIILNPAYTLLFQSKGILKILWDLYPNHPLLLQASDKPIAGKKCVKKPVFGREGANVSVIEADGSISSQNGGDYGQNRAIYQEFYEFNKDVAGNSYQAGVFFAYEACALGYRRGGEILDNYSKFVGHFIK
- a CDS encoding D-2-hydroxyacid dehydrogenase; the encoded protein is MKLVCLDAATLGSDVNLDVFGQFGEFVSFETTAAAERIERLKGADVVITNKVVIDKAVMDASNLKLICISATGMNNVDLAYAAAKGIAVKNVAGYSTASVVQHTFACLFALTNRIKFYDNYTQSGEWAKSEIFTNLDRSIGEIAGKSFGVIGLGEIGRGVARIAAAFGARVSYYSTSGANANAEFKRLNLGELLSGCDIVSIHAPLNEKTRNLIGERELNLMKEGAILMNFGRGGIVDESAVARAIDGRNLRFASDVLETEPMRADHPLLRIKNKENLILTPHVAWASFEARERLVAMIAENIKEFLKG
- a CDS encoding YajQ family cyclic di-GMP-binding protein; this translates as MATEHSFDISAAVDMMEVKNALETAKKEIAARYDFKGLAAEVELNEKEKFITLLSSSDNKIDALKDIVISKLIKRNIPPVAITETKREPASGGNLKATLKLNDTLDGENSKKITKAIKDSKIKVSAQIRGEEIRVTSKSIDDLQECIKLVRGLNLELPISFKNLK
- a CDS encoding YegJ family protein, which produces MSFFKKIFGKQVDLGEQMPIYFVSNDEDYMQHAFEQARESFRYFWRELYWERRRIVPALDYAMVKICFLDTINGEEVGEHMWINDVEFDGETIYGTLVNEPDTVQNVKVGDQVSAKIEEMSDWLFAIGGRAYGGFSVQAMRSRMQKDELAEHDAAWGLDFGDFNDILVVYEQKEHPENLIEHPMSKNMTEQFENYAKEHPSIATDADEFGYTQLHHEAIAGNLNLVNLLLKYGANKNARTKSGKTAAEFAENLGWKHIAKVLA
- the rpsU gene encoding 30S ribosomal protein S21; its protein translation is MPGIKVHPNESFDEAYRKFKKQTDRNLVVTEVRARRFFEPMTEIRKKQKIAARKKMLKRLYMLRRYESKL
- a CDS encoding UPF0323 family lipoprotein, with the translated sequence MRVFKHIKKVASYAAVGGFGAVVAAGLAGCGSSDNGGESSALNEAAQKTGAFVIIEETAPGKYKVLEEYPSSETRVVLKDINGTERVLSKEEMDKLIAEENAKIDAGTSNLTSPNAQNAQLSSGGMSLGETLLASAAGAIIGSWIGNKLFNNPGYQSQRQSAYKNPSAYSRSVDSFNKAKATSSAGKSSGGKSGFFGGSSSSSSKSSSSSSSSFGG